The window GTACCTTTTCCCCGGCGGGGCGAAGCTGGATGACAGTATCGCCGCGGCGCAGGAGACGGGGATGCGCTTTCACGCGACGCGAGGGGCGATGAGCATTGGCGAAAGCGAAGGCGGTCTGCCACCCGATAGTCTGGTGGAAGGCGAGCAGTCGATCCTTGAAGATTGCGTGCGGGTTGTGGACCGCTTTCATGACCCGAGCCCGGAAGCGTTGATCAAGGTGGCGCTTGCGCCATGTTCGCCCTTTTCCGTTTCGCGCGACCTCATGCGCGAAGCGGCGCTGTTGGCCCGTGACAAGGGCGTCATGCTGCACACGCATCTGGCCGAAAACGACGAAGATATCAGCTATTCGATGGCCAATTTCGGGTGTCGCCCAGGCCAATACGCGGAGGAACTCGGTTGGACAGGGCAAGACGTCTGGCATGCCCATTGTGTGAAGCTGGATGCGGAAGAGATCGACTTGTTCGCCCGGACAAAAACAGGGGTTGCTCATTGTCCCTGTTCCAATTGCCGTCTCGGCTCTGGCATTGCGCCTGTGGCAGCGATGCGTTCTGCGGGTGTGCCGGTGGGGCTGGGTGTCGACGGCTCCGCTTCCAACGACAGTGGCCATATGCTGGCAGAGGCTCGGCAGGCATTGCTGCTTCAACGCGCCGGGTTCGGACCCGAGGCGCTGAAAGTACGTGAGGCACTGGAACTGGCGACGCGCGGCGGCGCCGAGGTGCTGGGCCGGGGCGATGTCTGCGGCCAACTGACCGAAGGATTTCAGGCCGACATCGCCATCTGGCAGGTCGATGGGCTGGAAACGGCAGGTGCGTGGGATCCTGTTGCCGCCCTCGTGCTGTGCGGACCGATGAAAGTACGCGACATGCTGGTGGCCGGGCGCGAAATCGTTCGCAGCGGTACATTGCAGACCATCGATGGCGAGCGTTTGCTCCGCGACGCGACCGCCGCAACAGCGGCCCTGATGCGGTAGGGCGCATGGGGGAGAAGGGAGTTTTCATTCCTCCACGCATCCGCTACTTCGGGAAGCAATGAAAGCGATGGGGCTGAATCGGTATGGCAGGCAGTTTTGAGCCCGGGTCGGGCGCAGCGTTCACCCTTCTGTTCGGCGACGCTTTCAGCGACGTACCGAACTTGCCGAACATCGCGACACCCAGTCTCTCGCAGTGGATCTCCACGCTTGAAAACGTGGCACCGCTTGGCGCAAGCCCCATCCCGGCAGTGGCCAACCAGGTTATTGTCGGTGCGATCCTGACGGAGGAGGATGCTGCGGCGCTGGCCGCAAATGCCCAGGCCAAGGCATTGGCCGATGCACTTCAGTTTCCGGTGACATTGCTGACGCAGGAGACCACGGCGCTGGAACTTGCATCCATGGCGGCGGGACTGCTCGCAGCACATGCGGAAGCGGGTGAACGCGATGCCGCAGCGGAGCGGGCGGCGCTGGCCGAACTTCGCCAGCAGCATATGGACATGCAGTCGGCATATGCGCAGGTCGAGGAATTCGCCTATCATTCGTTGGCGCCGAAATTCACGCGCACCCAGGAGTTTCGCAATCACGAGGAACGGGCGGAGGTTGCCGCAGGTGGGCCGGCCCTGCTGCAGCGATTGCCGTTCTCGATGCATTCGATGGCGGCACTGGACGTGTGGCTCGCGGAACCCTCCGAAGGCGCGTTGGTGCTTGACCTGAAACGGGGCGTCGGACCGGATTTTCAGGGTCCGGTGGAACTGGCGCTATCCGGCCTAGCGCCGGGCTGGGTGCGTTTTGCTTTTCCGCGTGTGCTGACCGGCGCGCCGGAAGACGCCTTCGCCGAGATCACCTTCCGCGGTGAAGGCAAGGCTGTGCTGGCACTGAGCCACCCGTCGCCAGTCGAAGACTATCACCTGAAGGTCGGTGCCAAGACCCGTCCCTACCCGCTGGCCCTGCGCGGCTTCCGCGGCCTGCCCGGCGCATCGCTGCCGGACATGGCGATGGCGCGAGTGGCCCCGCCGGCGGACGGCAAGGCCAGGATGGTCATGGCGCAGGATCTCTGGCCAATCCGGCTGTTGCCGCGGCTGCACCGGCGGGTGAAATTCCTTTCGTACAAGGATTTTGTCTCTGCAGACTTCTGGGAAGACGAGAACGCTTTTATGGTGCATCCAAGTGTCGAACGCCCCGTCGTGGGCATTCTGCGCAACGTGTCGGTGAGCGCCCTGACAAAGGTTTCCGCGATCATCAACGTCGGGAACGAGAATGCCGGCTCGGTCGCCTTTTCTTTGGGCGTTGCACCGGCTGGCAAGGTGAAGCGTCTTCATCAGGCGATGGCACATCTGGTTCCTTGGACGGTGCTGGCAGCCGGTGAGTTCGGCGTGGTCGAACAGCGGTTGGCTGAACCGGCGGCGGGCAAGGTCGATCTCCTGCTCGCCACATCGATGGAGGGGCAGGAGAACAACGAAAAGGCCTGGGCCTTTTTCCGCGATTTCACATTCACCAATGGTCCTGCCACGGCATGAGCTTCGATCCGAAGATCGCGGTGGTTGTTCCCACCTACCAGCACAGCGGGCTTGTGAGTGAGGCGATCCGCACGGCACTGGCGCAGGTGGGCGGGCCTGAATACGTGATCGTGGCTGTGGATGATGGCTGCCCTTCGCGTGAGACGCGGGTGGCGCTTTCGGGTTGGTCGCGGCTGCATCCCGAGAAGGTACACTACCTCCATCAGGCAAACCGCGGGCTTTCCGGCGCGAGAAATGCAGGCATCGCCTATGCCAGGGGGCACTGGCCCGGATTGGACGCGATCTACCTGCTGGACAGCGACAACCGGCTGGAACCGCATGCAATGCAATTGTTCGGCCATCTTCTTGAGAATGACCCAGACGCGGACTGGTTCTTTCCCAATTTCGACATGTTCGGGCTGGAAAGCACCGCCCACAATGGCGGCCCCTATTCGGTTGCGCGGATGGCCAACTCCAACCAGTGCGAAGCCGGCAGCCTTGTTCGCAGCCGCGTTTTCGACGCCGGTATCTGGTTCGACGAAACCATGCGCAGCGGCTATGAGGATTGGGATTTCTGGCTGACGGCGACCGGCGCAGGTTTCCGGGGGCGGCGCGTGGATCAGTCATTCTTTCGCTACCGCAAGCGGCCGGAAAGCATGTTGGCCGGGTCGCACACCGATGACACCACCCTGCGGGAACGGATCGCCGAAAAACACCGCTGGCTCTATGCTCGCGACGGCGTTGCGCAAGCAGTGATGGCCGAAGGGCCGGTAGCGCTGGTGATCGACCTGCAGAGCGGAACGGGCAGCCTGCGGCACGGGCCGCGGCTGCTGGCGGAAGAGATGGATTTCCCGGCGCTGGCCGCCTACCTGTTTCGGGCCGTGGCTCAGCCGCAGCGGCATACCCTGCCACCCTATGTGCTGCTGGCCCGAGGCGGTGCAGAGCAGGTTCTGGACGATCCGCTCCGCGGCCAGTCCTGGCTGACTCATCTGGCGCAGGGGCTGGTCTACAACACGACGGCGACCTTGCGAATTGCGCCCGAGGTCGAAGAAGGCAGCTATTGGTTCACCACCGAGTATCACAGCGCACCGCAGCCCTTCCCCAACTTTCCACGTACACCGGGTGGCAGAAAACTGCGTGACAAACTGGTGGAGCGGGCGGAAACGCGATTTGGCGAGGCGGATATCGTCGGCCTTCGAACTCGGGCGATGGTACACATGCTCGATGCCCGCGATGTCGGTCAGGCGTTCCGGGAATTGACCGACAGGTCGCGGCCGCCGGAATGCATGGCCTACCTGCCTGAATGGCAATTGCCCGAGGGCACGCCCGGACTGCTACCGTTGTGGCGGAAGTTCACCGACCGGTTGCTGAATTGCCGTTTCGCGAACGATCACCGCCACAAGTTCCGCACATGGCGGGCCGATCCCGCGGTGACGGGACCGTCTGACTTGCCAGCGGTGTTGAGCAAGAACGCGCTCGACGGTGCCCCGCTGTTTATCGAGCGCAAGGGCGGCGAGAAACATATTGGATTTGTTCTGCCCATACTGAAGTTTGGTGGAGTGGAAAAATGCGCCATTGCCCTTGCGCGAGCGATGCGCGCCGAAGGTATTGTGCCTCACCTGTTCATTTACGGCAATCAGGACGCCGCCAACACGGAATGGCTGTACGAACCTTTCGAGTCGGTGCACATGGTTGGCAACGGTGCGTTGCGTGATTGGCGCGGGCCCCGCTACTTGGGAACCAAGATGGCGCCGGAACCACCCAAACCGGTTCTTGCAAGTATCCTCGGCCCTCTCTCGGGAATGGATGCGGTGATCAACGCTGGAAGCGCCGCGCTGCACCATGGGCTGGGACCGCTGAAACGCAAGGGTATCGTCACAGTGGCGTGGGAGCATCTGATCGAGACGGGCCCGTACGGCCGAAGCTACGGTACGCCCTACCTCGCGATTGCCTATGAGGGCGGTTACGATCTGATCCTGACCTGCTCCCGACAACTGGCTACATGGATGCGCGGCCAGGGTGTTCCGGGCCAGAAACTGCTGCCGATTCCGAATGGCCCCGGGTTCCCGATGTCGCCGGAGCGGGTGGCGGAAACTCTGGCGGAGCGGGCGAACCGCGACGCCGATGCGCCTGTCCGTGTCGGGTTTCTGGGCCGGATGGACAGGCAGAAGGGGTTGGACCGTTTCGTGCGTATCGTCGAGGCCTGCCGGGACCTGCCGCTTGAGTTTTCCATTACTGGCAAGGCCGTGCTGGACGGGGCCGAGATGCCGGTAATCCCGCCGGATTTGCCCGTATATCCTGCGGCCTATGAACTCGGTGACGTCGAGGCGGCTTTTGCCCGCATGGACATCCTGCTGATGCCATCCCGCGACGAAGGCCTGCCGCTGACGATCATGGAGGCGCAGCGTGTCGGCGTCGTCCCGATTGTCAGCAACGTCGGTGCGGTGCCGGAGGCGATCCGAAACGGCGAGACCGGCTATATCGTTGCCGCCGACCACGTGGTGGACGAAACGGTATCGCGTCTGCGGCAACTATGCGCGGACCGTGCGGAACTGGCCCGGGTATCGCGGGCGGCATCGGCGGACGCGGACAACTGGACTGTCAATGCGAAGGCAGTAATCGCCGCGCTTCAGGCGCGTTGGCGGGCGTAGTTCCACTACACCGAAACCGGGGCGCAACCTGCATCAGGTGGATGCCTCCGGCGGGGATATTTTTGGAAAGAAGAAGGACGCTGCCGATAAGTTCGCCGGATCAGGATAGCCTGAGAACGCCGTATTGCGCGTAGTCGCGGTAAAGGGCGGTATAGTCGAGGCTTCGTCCCGGTTTGGCGGCGGCGGATTCCAGCGCTTCGTGGAGGTCGGCGCGGGGGCTGACGTGGAATTTCGCCAGCCAAGCCTGTAACCCGCGGTTGAAGCTGCCGGGCAGGCCGC of the Algicella marina genome contains:
- a CDS encoding glycosyltransferase, translated to MSFDPKIAVVVPTYQHSGLVSEAIRTALAQVGGPEYVIVAVDDGCPSRETRVALSGWSRLHPEKVHYLHQANRGLSGARNAGIAYARGHWPGLDAIYLLDSDNRLEPHAMQLFGHLLENDPDADWFFPNFDMFGLESTAHNGGPYSVARMANSNQCEAGSLVRSRVFDAGIWFDETMRSGYEDWDFWLTATGAGFRGRRVDQSFFRYRKRPESMLAGSHTDDTTLRERIAEKHRWLYARDGVAQAVMAEGPVALVIDLQSGTGSLRHGPRLLAEEMDFPALAAYLFRAVAQPQRHTLPPYVLLARGGAEQVLDDPLRGQSWLTHLAQGLVYNTTATLRIAPEVEEGSYWFTTEYHSAPQPFPNFPRTPGGRKLRDKLVERAETRFGEADIVGLRTRAMVHMLDARDVGQAFRELTDRSRPPECMAYLPEWQLPEGTPGLLPLWRKFTDRLLNCRFANDHRHKFRTWRADPAVTGPSDLPAVLSKNALDGAPLFIERKGGEKHIGFVLPILKFGGVEKCAIALARAMRAEGIVPHLFIYGNQDAANTEWLYEPFESVHMVGNGALRDWRGPRYLGTKMAPEPPKPVLASILGPLSGMDAVINAGSAALHHGLGPLKRKGIVTVAWEHLIETGPYGRSYGTPYLAIAYEGGYDLILTCSRQLATWMRGQGVPGQKLLPIPNGPGFPMSPERVAETLAERANRDADAPVRVGFLGRMDRQKGLDRFVRIVEACRDLPLEFSITGKAVLDGAEMPVIPPDLPVYPAAYELGDVEAAFARMDILLMPSRDEGLPLTIMEAQRVGVVPIVSNVGAVPEAIRNGETGYIVAADHVVDETVSRLRQLCADRAELARVSRAASADADNWTVNAKAVIAALQARWRA
- a CDS encoding DUF6212 domain-containing protein, with the translated sequence MAGSFEPGSGAAFTLLFGDAFSDVPNLPNIATPSLSQWISTLENVAPLGASPIPAVANQVIVGAILTEEDAAALAANAQAKALADALQFPVTLLTQETTALELASMAAGLLAAHAEAGERDAAAERAALAELRQQHMDMQSAYAQVEEFAYHSLAPKFTRTQEFRNHEERAEVAAGGPALLQRLPFSMHSMAALDVWLAEPSEGALVLDLKRGVGPDFQGPVELALSGLAPGWVRFAFPRVLTGAPEDAFAEITFRGEGKAVLALSHPSPVEDYHLKVGAKTRPYPLALRGFRGLPGASLPDMAMARVAPPADGKARMVMAQDLWPIRLLPRLHRRVKFLSYKDFVSADFWEDENAFMVHPSVERPVVGILRNVSVSALTKVSAIINVGNENAGSVAFSLGVAPAGKVKRLHQAMAHLVPWTVLAAGEFGVVEQRLAEPAAGKVDLLLATSMEGQENNEKAWAFFRDFTFTNGPATA
- a CDS encoding 8-oxoguanine deaminase codes for the protein MKTILIENARLLVTMDDTRREITGGSLLIRNDKIVSIGDLTGVDADLRIDASGCVVTPGLVNTHHHMFQTLTRAVPGGQDAALFGWLQTLYPIWARMGPEDIRISTLLGLAELALTGCTMSSDHLYLFPGGAKLDDSIAAAQETGMRFHATRGAMSIGESEGGLPPDSLVEGEQSILEDCVRVVDRFHDPSPEALIKVALAPCSPFSVSRDLMREAALLARDKGVMLHTHLAENDEDISYSMANFGCRPGQYAEELGWTGQDVWHAHCVKLDAEEIDLFARTKTGVAHCPCSNCRLGSGIAPVAAMRSAGVPVGLGVDGSASNDSGHMLAEARQALLLQRAGFGPEALKVREALELATRGGAEVLGRGDVCGQLTEGFQADIAIWQVDGLETAGAWDPVAALVLCGPMKVRDMLVAGREIVRSGTLQTIDGERLLRDATAATAALMR